Proteins encoded within one genomic window of Triticum aestivum cultivar Chinese Spring chromosome 2D, IWGSC CS RefSeq v2.1, whole genome shotgun sequence:
- the LOC123049066 gene encoding uncharacterized protein — MRYLSTAHSTDIPGPQHRSHSPSSDPKKNKQPLLCFYSRPLPVLRSENRTGQKEEDQNATKPRDHLFSFPTSSPWTKQRTPTMADAAHEPREAAESSTPEAAEDFEFRVLSTGGLVSAGAGAADDMCVADELFSHGKLLPLRPSSTDAPSVALLPRSESVASTAGFGSRSDCRSASSSGSSSGCVSRSHSSKSASSDHSAAPPRRSLSSSLFYAHPSPSPQLRSRPRRSTGSAPPPAGWGVIRLGVVGAPDVYPPRCADGAKITAASRGGSGRSARFEQAASAIERSFRKHGAGLFGDGFGCKCSPDVVESVKLPPASRKSGLADGKAKRGRAGRRIRILDWLEELSITKAKK; from the coding sequence ATGCGCTATTTAAGCACTGCGCACAGTACTGACATCCCAGGGCCCCAGCACCGTAGCCACAGCCCCTCCTCTGACCCGAAAAAAAATAAACAGCCTCTCCTCTGTTTCTATTCCCGTCCTCTTCCCGTTCTTCGGAGTGAAAACCGAACAGGCCAAAAAGAAGAAGACCAGAACGCAACAAAACCCCGCGACCATCTCTTCTCCTTCCCCACTTCTTCCCCTTGGACCAAGCAAAGAACCCCGACCATGGCAGACGCCGCTCACGAGCCCCGCGAGGCCGCCGAAAGCTCCACCCCCGAGGCGGCGGAAGACTTCGAGTTCCGCGTCCTGTCCACCGGCGGCCTTGTCTCGGCCGGCGCTGGCGCGGCCGACGACATGTGCGTGGCCGACGAGCTCTTCTCCCACGGCAAGCTCCTCCCGCTCCGCCCCTCGTCGACCGACGCCCCCAGCGTCGCCCTGCTCCCGCGGTCCGAGTCCGTCGCGTCCACCGCGGGCTTCGGCTCGCGCTCCGACTGCCGGAGCGCCAgctccagcggcagcagcagcggctgcgTCAGCCGCAGCCACTCGTCCAAGAGCGCCTCCTCCGACcactccgccgcgccgccgcggagGTCCCTGTCGAGCAGCCTGTTCTACGCGCACCCGAGCCCGTCGCCGCAGCTGCGCTCGCGGCCGCGCCGGAGCACGGGGtcggccccgccgcccgccgggtGGGGCGTCATACGCCTCGGCGTCGTCGGCGCCCCGGACGTGTACCCGCCGCGCTGCGCCGATGGGGCCAAGATCACCGCCGCGTCGAGGGGCGGCAGCGGCAGGAGCGCTAGGTTCGAGCAGGCCGCCAGCGCCATTGAGAGGAGCTTCAGGAAACATGGCGCGGGGCTGTTCGGCGACGGCTTCGGATGCAAGTGCTCGCCGGACGTCGTCGAATCTGTCAAGCTGCCTCCGGCGTCGAGGAAAAGCGGACTCGCGGACGGAAAGGCCAAGAGAGGCCGCGCCGGGCGTCGCATCAGGATCCTGGACTGGCTCGAAGAGCTGTCCATCACCAAGGCGAAGAAGTAA